The bacterium genome includes the window CTTGCACTCTTTGTCTCGTCGCTAATCTAGCAGCTTCATCCAGGGATATTTCTCCCTGCAAAGGGTCATAACCATAATAAGCCACTGATGGCAAGTCAAGAAAACGGCTTAGCGTGTGCCGCCAATTATCTAACTCAATTTCGTAAATCTTACGATGATCATTATTAGTAATATTTGACGATAAATCATTTACTCGTTTTAAAATCCTAGCCGCGCCATTCCATATCGCCCTATCGTACGGAGAATCAGATAGCATCTTATCCACTTTTTCGACCGCGGAAACGCACTCTTCAAGGTAAAACTTTGATTTTGAATACCCCCGCTCGTACACAAACACACCAATAGCCAAACTCACGGCGGCAATAGTGCCAAGCGAAGAAGCGATTCCGGCTAATTCTTTATCTTTAGAAAAAAATAAAGACCAGAGGGCAAGAAGCGTTAGAAGTACTGCAAAAACCATGAACAACCAATAAAATGATAAACGCTGCCTTAGGGCCATACTATTTCCCTCCTATTTTTCATCTCCCACTACTCCCACCCTCTAGCGCATCGAATACCCGCATTATACCCTCCTCGATTTCAAAAAAAAGCATAGTCCTACACACAGCGATTATTACGTTTGTGTATGTCTTGGACCTCCTCCCCGTCATCTGAAACCTACCCCTGATACCGGCCTTCCCATAAAATTTTCCGATGTTTTTGCCTTGGGAGTCTTGACATAGTTTTGCCCGGAACTATGCTTTGAAGCGTAGGGGAGATTTGAGTGAGAACCCCGTTAAAACTGACCTCGGGAAAGGATGGTGATCGCCATGAGGAAAGTTCTCGACAAGAAGACGCTGAAAAAGGAGGCCGAGTTCTGGTCGGCCGTCAAGAAAGCGGTCTCGGCTGCGCCTGTGAGGCTATGCCGCAACTGAAAGGGCTGAAAAGGCTGAGTTGCCGGTCCGGCAACAAGACAAGCGTATTGAGGAGGCGGGCACGACGGCCCGCCTCTTCTTGATTTTAATTACCTTTTCATGAAGACCCGCCTCCCGGCGGGGTTGGCGGCTATGGACGTTTCCGGTTCCACCGATCAGGAGTTTTTAATCCAGTGGCACCTGACGGAGCGCTGCAACCTGCGTTGCCTGCACTGCTACCAGTCGGCGGACACCTTTCGCGAGCTTTCGCTGGGCGAGATTACGGAAACGGCGGCGGAGATTCGCGAGATGCTGGCGGCCTGGGAAGACGCTTACGGAATCGGCTTTTCCAAAAGCTATACCATCACCGGCGGCGAGCCTTTTTTGCGCGCCGACCTCTTCGAGGTTCTGGAGACGGCGGGAAGCGCGGGTTTCGGCATTTTTCTCCTCTCCAACGGCATCCTCATAAAGGATAGGGAGGCGTGGCGGCTGGCGGAGCTGGGCGTGGAGGGCGTTCAGATCAGCCTGGAGGGGCCGGGGCTCATTCATGACCGGATACGCGGTTACGGCAGCTTCGAGGCCGCGCTTCGGGGCGTGCGGTCGCTCATCGAGGCCTCGGTGCCGGTGAATCTTAACGTGACTCTCTCCTCCGTTAACGCCGACTATACAGACGAGCTTGTCTCCATCGCGGGCAATCTCGGGGCAAGGCGGATAAGTTTTTCGCGGCTGGTGCCCTGCGGGCGCGGCTCGGCGCTGGCGGCCGAGGTGCTCGAACCGCAGAGGGTCAGGGATATCTACGAGGATTTGTTCAGTCTGAGGATTCCAGGACTGGAGATCGGAAGCGGCGACCCGATAGCCTCGCAGCTTCGCGCAAACGGCGCGGCGGCGGGGGGCTGCACAGCCGCGGGTGGTTGCGCCGCGGGCGTCTCCGGGCTGACGATAATGGCCGACGGCGGCGTAAGCCCCTGCCGGAGGCTCGGCCTGACCATCGGGAACGTGCTGACCGATTCGCTACGGGAACTCTGGGCCTCCTCTCCCGTTCTCGAAGCGCTCCGCGACAAGACACGCTACACCGGCCGCTGCGGGGAGTGCGACCGCTGGGCGGATTGCCGCGGTTGCCGCGCCGTCGCCTACGCCCACGCCCTTTCCTTGGGGTCGGACGACTATCTCGGCGACGACCCCCAGTGTTTTTTCAGATGAGGGAAACCGCCGTCGGCAAGACCAGGCTCGTCTTCGTGCGGGGCGACATAACCCGCCAGGCCGTTGACGCCATCGTCAACGCCGCCAACTCCACCCTCATGGGCGGCGGCGGGGTTGACGGAGCGATACACCGCGCCGGAGGGCCGAAAATCCTCGAAGAGTGCCGGAAGGTAATCGCGCGCATCGGAAGCCTTTCCCCCGGCAGGGCGGTGGCGACCACGGCGGGAAACCTGCCCGCGAAGAGGGTAATTCACACCGTCGGCCCCGTCTGGCGCGGGGGCAACGGCGGCGAAGCGGAAACGCTGGCCAGCGCCTACACCGAAAGCCTCCGGCGCGTCCACGAGGAAGGGCTCCGCACCGTCGCCTTCCCCTCCATCTCCACCGGCGCTTACGGCTACCCCGTCGAAAAAGCCGCCAAAACCGCCATCGAAACCGTCACCTCCTACGTCAAAGCCCACCCCGAAGCCTTCGACGAGGTGCGTTTCGTACTCTTCTCGGAAAGGGATCTGGAGGTGTACGATAGTCATGTAAGGGCTGGGGGATACGCTCAATAACCGTTTCGCTCGCACATTTCAGAAGAATTAGCGGACGTCCTTTACAATGCTAAACGTTTACGATGTCAGGCAACATTTGGAATAGCGGCTTCCATATTCCAATCCTTATGCTTATTCATTGAATTTATTGAACCAATAAGAAAGCCTAAACAGCTCTAATACAGCGGCTAAACCAGTGAATACCGAATATACAAAAATTGTAAAACCGGACCAAGCCAAAGGCCCGGAATAAATATTTAGACCTTTGCCAATTACAGCATAGATAACAGCCATAATTTGCATCATTATGAAATGAGCAAAGGCAGCATTTACTTGAATAAATGGCGAAGGGCCCTTAGCACTATCGCCGGATATAGCTTTTTGAAAAGATTCGTTCCCAAATGCGAGCATTATTGCGTATCCGGCTAAAGTAAAACCTAACATATTAGGAATAACACTTAAGGTTAGGCTATGCCAAGTCCCTTGTTCTTTTGTGTTCCAAAAGGGCCAAATACAGGAGGATAAAATAACTGCAAAATGCAGATACGGCGACCTAACTAGTGCTAAAAATCCGCCATAAACTTCCCAGTGCCGCCTTGCAATCTCTCTAGCGGCTTTGTATGGCTTAACCCATGATTTTAAGCACTCTAACATTAAGAGCTCAGATTCTGGTTAGTTGCCTCAAAAAACGAGAGGCCATATCCTGAAAAAAAGAAAAGGTGGTTTGAATATTTGGATCGTACTCATCAGTCATTGTTCTGGGATGGTCTTGAGTAGACTCCACAACCTTTTCATCATTCCTCCCGTATCCAGTTGCCATTATCAATCCATTTGAACTTGCCACACGCATTAACTTTTTCATCTCTTCGTCCGGCAACAGACTTTCCCCCTTTTGGCCGCTCCAATTCTCTTGTAGTTTTCGAGCTTTTATTCTGTCAAAACGTCGAAAAACCTCCGCTTCATCATCCTCATCAAGAACATCACCCGGATTGGGTTTTGTAATACCTATTTCAATCTTTCTTAAAGTTGGAATCTGCAGAATAATGTCAATTGCCTCAATTGATGTCTCCATCTCTATATCAACATTGCCAAATCTCCCAACTATACTTTTCCGATTGAAAAGGGCAGTCATAAGTTTAAGCATCATCCCAGGAGACATTTCATTGATTTCGTAAATCATTCTATGCTGCTTAGGGAAAAAAGCATAGTAAGATTCTCTTAAATTTGGCTTGAGATTATCTGCAACGGGTTTTACTATTGCTCCGTTTTCATCTTTTTCCGGTTTCCTTGTATCTGTGTTGAGCCAAGCTTTATCAGGATCAATATTTAAAAATTTATAAACTCTTCCTATATAGAAATCATTTCCGTTGCGGTTCATTGTTTGCAGGGTGCCTATCATCCCCCAATCAGATCCCCTAATCTTTATGCCTTTTTTGGTTTTATTAAACATCATCATGAACAAATCCAAATACCTCTGCTCAGAGTGCGGCTGTGTTTTGATGTTTAAAGCGCCAATTCGCAAGATTTTCTTTCTAGCCATAATACAAAACCCTCCCAAAAAGGTTTAAAACCACTCAAAACTTTGCAGTTGTCTTGAGGTTCATATTGCCTCTCGCGGTATTATACTTTAATCAAAAATCTACCATACCACCAAAATGGCCCTCTTTAAACTAATATTGGCACAAGATAAAAAATTTACCGCACTGCTGGAGAGGAAATCGATTTTGCTAACCATTCACGAGCTTCTGAGCAAAATCCGGTGGGACGAGGATTTCGGGCGGGCGAAGTTCGAGCTGGGCTATTGGGACCGCGTGGAGGGAAGGGTCGTGAGGGCGCCGTTTACCTCTTTCGAGTTCGAGCCGGAGAGTTCGTCTTTTACCTTCTTCGACGAGGAGGGTCGCCGCCGGAGCGCGCCGCTTCACCGGGTGAGGTGCGTTTGGCGCAACAGTGAACTCATCTGGAGCCGCAAGTGCCGTCCCTGATCATCCGGCGCATCCTTTCCGCCCCCGGCGTCGTCATATCCTCGCTTAAGGGCTCGCCGTAGCGCTGCTACCTCGCCCTCTCGCTACGGGATTCCTCGCCGAGAACGGAAAACCGCGCCGGTAAGCTCTTTCGGCGAAGGCGTTTTTCAGCGATTCTTTACCGGAACCCCGAGGATTTTCAGCGGCCCGGCGGCCCCCAGCATCTCTTCGTAGAGCGGCATCGGGTCGTGTTCGTAGCGCTTGGAGAAGTGGAAGGGGGCGAGCCGCTTTACCCCGGCGGCGCGGGCGATTTCGACGGCCCCGAGGGTGGTGAGATGCTGGGTGGCGCGGGCTTTCCCGCTGTCTTTCGCCAGAAAACCGGCTTCGCAGAAGAAGGTGTGAGCCCCCTCGGCCAGCGCGATCAGTTTTTCGCGGTTCTCCGGGGTGTCGGCGACGTCGGTGGCGTAGGCCAGCTTGTTTCCCGGCCGCACCAGAACAAGCTCTTCGGCAAGCTCTCCAGCGGTTCTGACTACCCCGTCGGGCAGCGTTATCCCCGCATCCAGAGTTCCGGCGACGATGCATTTTTTCAGCTTTCCCAGCCACGGGCCGGGAGCCAGCCCGAGTCCGGCGAGCTTTTCTTTTCTGACGTTTATCTCGCGGCTTGACTGGAAGGCGTAGGCGACCGAGGGGGTGTGGTGGTCGCAGACTACGGCGCGGACGGTGAAATTTTCCTCCGCGAGGATTGCGCCGCCGGTGACAGGCATATCCTCCAGCTCCACCCTCGCCTTGCCGGGCTTGAGACGCGCCCGCCTCAACCTTAAGTTGTCCAGCTCGCAGACCTCGAAGACCGGGCCGTTCTCCTCTATCCGGTCCCAGGTGACGCCGCCGATAAACCCTTCTATCCGCTTTATCGTTTCCGCCGGGCCGAAGACTTTGCAAGTCTCAAGGTGGCCTATCCGCGAGCGCAGAAACCACAAAAACCCGCCGATGTGGTCGATGTGCGCGTGGCTAAGAAAGACCGCGCTCACCTGATGCGCCGCCCTCGCCGCCAGCCTCGCGGTGTCGCCGAGATCGAAAAGAAGGCTCTGCTTTTGGTAGCGCAGCCGCACGTGGAGGAGCGGGTCGCCGAAGACGCCGCCCACCAGGGTGGCGAAGGCTCCCCCCACCTTGCTTGCGACCGGCGCGGACCGCCCGCCGCCCTGCGGTTCTCCAAATCTCAGAGTCATATTTTCTCCGGGGCGACGTTGCCCGGCATTGAATCCATTGTAAAACTCACCGTGCCCATGCCGATAAGTTTACCAAGGCGGCGGGATTTTGCCGGACACGGGATGGCGGCGTTCCAATGGCCGGTTTAAATTCGGGTTAAATGGTGTATAATTTTTAAAAGACGCTCACCTTTGAAAGCGGATCATGGTGGAAATAGCTGAAACCGGTCTGAAAAAAGAAGCTGTGCAGGAGTCGGCGTCGCAAACCGCTCAGGGGCTCTCCGTACGGGCCGTGTTCAGCTGCACCCTTTTCATGCTCTTCATCAACTGGCCGCTGCTCTCGCTGGTCTTCGAGGCCCCTCCCCGGTACGCCTACCTCATACTCTTCTGCTACTGGTTTCTGGCCATTGTCCTGACTCTTCTGGTAGTGCGCTTCCAGATAGCGCGAAACGGCCTCCACAATGACAAGGGCGGCGAAACCCCATGATCTCCCCCTGGATTCTGGGGTTCTTCGCCCTGGCGTATATCGGGATCCTGTTCGGCGTGGCGCTCTGGGCCGAGGCGCGCGCGGCGCAGGGCCGCAACGTAGTCAACAATCCCTGGGTCTACTCCCTGACCTTCGCCGTCTACTGCACCTCGTGGACCTACTACGGCAGCGTCGGGGCGGCGGCCAACAGCGGCTATCTTTTTCTGGCCATCTACTTCGGGCCGATGGCCTGCGTCTTTTTGTGGTGGAACATCCTGCGCAAGATGGTGAGGATCAAAAACCGCCATCACATCACCAGCATCGCCGATTTCATCTCCGCCCGGTACGACCGCTCCCAGAACGTGGCGGCAATCGCGACCCTTATCGTCGTCGCGGGCATCACTCCCTACATCGCCCTCCAGCTTAAGTCCCTTTTCACCGCCTTTAGGATTCTCGCCGGGCCGGGCGACATGATGAGGGACAATTACGTCGCAATCGCAGTCGTCGTCCTCTTGTCAATGTTCACCATAATCTTCGGAGCGAGAAGACTCGACCCCACCGAGCGCCACAGCGGAATGGTCGCCGCGCTGGCCGTAGAGTGCGTAATCAAACTCGTGGCTTTTCTGGCGGTGGGTCTCTTCGTCACTTACGGTCTCTTTGACGGCTTCGGTGACCTCTTCGACAGAATAAGCCAGACGCCGCTTCAAAACCTGCAGGAAGAGGCCACGAAGGGGTCCAACTACCTTATCTGGACCACCTACACTTTTCTGGCGATGTCCGCCATCCTCCTTCTTCCCCGCCAGTTTCACGTGGCGGTTGTGGAAAACTCCAGCGAGAAACACCTCCTCACCTCGATGTGGCTCTTCCCCCTCTACCTTTTTCTGATAAACATCTTCGTTCTTCCGATTGCGATCGCGGGGCTTTCCCTCGGCATGGGCCCGGAGCAGGCGGATACTTACGTGCTCCGCATCCCGCTTGAGCTCGGCAGCTCGTGGCTCGCCATTTTCGTCTTTCTGGGAGGGTTTTCGGCGGCTACCGGCATGGTCATCGTGGAAACGATGACCATCGCGACGATGATAACAAACCACTGGCTGGTTCCCCTCTCCAACGCCATCAAGCCGCTTAACTTCCTGCGCAGAAACCTTCTCAAGTGCCGCTGGGTCGCCATCGTCGCCACTCTGGGGCTGGGATACCTCTTCGAGCGGACCGTCGGCGAGACCTACATGCTGGTCAACATCGGCATCCTCTCCTTCGCCGCGGTGCTCCAGTTCGCTCCGGCGGTCATCGGAGGGCTTTACTGGCGGTCGGGCAACCGGCTCGGCGCTCTTCTCGGCCTTTGGGGCGGCTTCATAATGTGGGCCTACACCCTTTTGCTGCCCGCCTTCGTCCGCAGCGGCTGGTTCTCCACCGACATACTCATCTACGGACCCCTGGGAATAGGGTGGCTGAAGCCGGAAGGTCTTTTCGGGATGACCGCACTCGATTCCCTCTCCCACAGCGTCTTCTGGACCCTTTTCGTCAACGGCGGCCTTTACGTGGGGATTCCCCTGGTGACCGAGCAGCGTAGCGAGGAGCGCCGGATCGCCGAGGAGTTCGTCGGGGCTCTCGTAATGGAGACCGCAAGGCCCCTTTCCGTCTCCAAAACTTTCGTCATCGACCTTCCCGACAAGATCGAGCGCGTAAGAAAGCTGCTGCTTCAGTACCTCCCGCCGGAAAACTGCCGCGCCATCATCGACTCCTGCATCAAGAAAAGCGGCATAGCGGCCAGGGAGTCGCTTGCCGTGCCTGATCTTGTCCAGTTTTACGACATGGTCGAGACGAATCTCTCCGGCGCGATAGGGGCGGCCAGCGCCCACCGGGCCTTTGAAATGGCCAACCTCCTCACCCCTTCCGAGAGGGAGATTCTCTCCCGCGCCTACGGCGACATCCTCGCGGACCTGAAACTGACTCCGCAGGAGCTTCGCGCGAAGGTGGATTACTACCGCGACCGCGAAATGCTCCTCAAGCGCACCGGCGCGGAGCTTGAACTGAAGGTCGCCGAGCGCGACAGGGAGATAACCGAAAGAAAGCGCGTCGAAGAGACCCTTCGCGCCAGCGAGCAGAGGCAGAGCCTGCTCCTCGAAAGCTCCCCGGAGCCTATTTTCAGCTACGACGCAAACCGCATCGTGACCTTCGTGAACGACGCCTTTGAAAACCTCTTCGGCTGGTCGAGGGAGGAAGTCCTCGGACAGCCTCTCGACTTCTTCATTCCCGAATCGGAAAAGGAAAAAACCGACGAGGCGATAAAAAAACTTGAAAAAGGCGAGACGGTGCTTGGCTTCGAGACCTTCCGCCTGACCAAAAGCGGCGACCTTCTCGAAGTCCAGATAAGCGCCTCCCCTTTCTTCGACAACGAGCGGCGCTGGGCCGGCAGCATCGTCTTCATCCGCGACGTAACCGGCCAGAAGCGCGCGGAGGAGATGCTCCGGCTGCTGGCCGCCGCCGTTCAGCACTCCGCCGAGGCGGTCCTCATCTCCGACGCCACCGGAAAGATCATTTACGGCAACGCCGCCTTCGAGGAGATGTCCGGCTACGGCTGGTCCAGCCTCGACAACATCCAGTCCTTCCTGAATTTTGAAGCCGAGCCGGACAAGGGCGAGGAGCTCCGTTCCGCGCTGGTCTGGCAGCGGGTCTGGAAGGGAAGCAGCATCATCGAGAACAAGGACGGGACGCAGAGGATAGTAGAGGTCACGATCTCCCCCATTCAGGTCGAGGGCAAGGGCGTATCGAATTTTGTCGCCATCTGCCGCGACGTGACCGCCGAACGCCGCCTTGAAGAGCACCTCCAGCGCCGCCAGAAGCTGGACGCCATCGGCACTCTGGCGGGCGGAATAGCACATGATTTCAACAACATACTCCAGCCGATGATCGGGTTTACCGAGATGGCGCTGGGCCGCGTGAAGCAGGATCCGGTGACGGTGGAATACCTCGAGCGCGTTCTTTCGACCGCCGAGCGCGCGCGTTCGCTGATACGGCAGATTCTGGCCTTCGCGAGGCCCGGAGAGGGAAGACGCGAGCCCGTGCACGTCATTCCGGTGCTTGAGGATATCTATAAATTTCTCCGCGCCTCCCTGCCAACCACCCTCGAAATACGCCTGGGCGTCGAAACTAAATCCGACGTGGTGCTGGCCGACGAGACGAACCTCCACCAGATGATAATCAACCTCTGCACCAACGCCGCCCACGCAATGGAGGGTAGAAACGGGATTATGACCCTGTCTCTCAGCGATTTTACGGTGGATTCGGCCATGATCGCCTCCCACCCCGATTTGAAGGAGGGCGAGTACCTGCTCGTAGCCGTCTCCGACACCGGTACGGGGATGTCGAAGGAGATTATGGCCCACATCTTCGAGCCTTTCTTCACCACAAAGGAGAAGAGCAAGGGTACGGGGCTCGGCCTCTCGGTCGTCCACGGCATCGTAAAAGAGCTTGGCGGGGCCATTTCGGTCTACAGCGAAGAGGGGAAGGGCTCGACCTTCAAGATCTTCATCCCGAAGACGAAAGAAGCCGTAAAAGCAGTGGAAAAAACTCCCCAGAAACCCCTTCTCGGCAGCGAGCGCATACTCTTCGTGGACGACGAGGCCGACATAAGGGACCTTGTCAAGCTGACCCTCGAAGGGCTGGGCTACCACATCGACGTAGCCAAAAACGGCCTCGATGCGCTGGAAAAGCTGAAGGCCGACATCTCCTTCTACGACGCCGTAATCACGGATTACACCATGCCCGGCATGACGGGGCTGGCGCTGACCCACGAGATAAAGGGACTTCGGCCCTCTCTTCCCGTAATTCTCTGCACCGGCTACAACGAGTCGCATCCCGGCAGCAAGCTGCCCGGCCTGGAGATCGACGGCTTCCTCTCCAAGCCCTTCACCCTTCGCGAACTGAGCTCGATGATACGCAGCATCTTCGACAAGAAAAAAGAAACGGCTAATCCTGGTGTTCCCCGATAGAAAAAATCCCGGGCCGCATGGCGGACACTCTGCGCTTTACCTCGCGCTGGCCCTGGCGCTGGCGGTCGCGGTGCTTTATTTTCCCTCCCTGAAGTTCGACTTCATCAACATCGACGACCCCGAGTACGTGACTCAAAACGAGACGGTGATAAGCGGACTTGCCTGGACCGGGGTGAAAGCCGCCTCGACTAAAATCATCGAAAACTACTGGATTCCCCTAACGTGGTTCTCCCTGATGCTGGATTCCCAAGCCTTCGGGACAGACGCCAGCGGTTTCCACTTCACGAACGTCCTGCTCCACACGGTTAATTCCCTTCTTCTCTTCGTCTTCCTTCACAGGGCGACCGGGTCGGCATGGAAGAGCTTTTTCGCGGCGTCGCTTTGGGCTCTCCATCCCCTGCGAGTCGAATCCGTGGTGTGGATCACCTCAAGGAAGGACGTTTTGTCGGGGGTCTTCTTTTTTTGCTGCCTGCTTTTCTATTCCGAATATGCAAAATCAAGGCGGGCCTCCTGGTATTTAGCGTCGCTGGCGGCGATGCTGGCGGGACTGGCCTCGAAGCCGGTTCTGGTCGTCGTTCCCCTTGTCTTGTTGAGCGTGGACCTCTGGCCCCTCAAGAGGTTCTGCGAAAAACCGGCTTTTGGAGAGGTGAAGAGGATCACGGTCGAGAAAATTCCCTTCTTCGCGCTTTCGGCGATTTTTTCAGCGGTGACGCTCTACACCCAGAAGTCCTCCCTCAAACCTCTGGCGCTTACGCCTCTTTCGTCAAGGCTCGCGGGTTTCGCCGCTTCCTACCTCCGCTATCTCGGAAAAACCCTCTGGCCCTCCGGCCTGGCGCTTGAATCCAGCGAATCCGCCGTTCCCTTTGCGTTACCAGCCGCGCTGGCGGCGGGGCTTCTTCTGGCGGCGACGCTCTTCTTCTGGCGAGCCCGCAAGGTCTCGGCCGCCATCCCCGCCGGTTGGCTGTGGTACCTTGCGGCCCTTCTTCCGGTGAGCGGCATAGTGTCGGTGGGGGTGAACAATTTCGCCGACCGCTTCACCTACCTTCCCCTCGCCGGGATTGCAATAATGGCGGTCTGGGGAATCGACGCGGCAATCGGCGAAAGAGAAACCGTCCGGCGCGCGGCGTCTCTCGCCTGTCTTTTTCTGGCGCTGGCCCTCTCGACGGCGACCGCCGGATACATGCGCTTCTGGAAAGACTCCGTCACTCTCGGCAGGCATTTAGTCAGCGTCAATGACAGCGCCTGGTCCGAAAGGGTGCTCGCCAGCGCCCTGTCTGACAACGGGAACCATGAAGAAGCGCTGGCGCTCTTCGCAAAATCTCTGGAAAAAAATCCTTCGGACCCCCTGACTTACCGGAACCTGGGAATACTTTACTCGGGGACAAGGCGCTATCAGGAAGCGCTCGAAGCTTTTGAAAAATACCTCTCCCTCTCCCCCGGAAGCGTAGACGCGCGCTTCAATATCGCCGCAAGCGCCATGGAACTCGGGCTTTACGGCCTCGCGCAGGAGCACCTCGATAAGGGCCTCAGGGTCGAGCCGGAGAACTGGCGGCTTGTCTTCAACATGGGGCTGGTCTTCGGCGCGACGGGCAGGCTGGAGGAGGCGCATGAATACCTGACAAGAGCCGACCGGCTTCATCCCCGCGACGCCGGAATTCTGAACGGCCTCGGAACAGTGCTCGCCAGGAAAAAGCGCTTTGAAGAGGCTGCTTTCCATTTCGGACGGGCACTGGCGCTTGACCCTTTAAATTCCGAGGCGAAATTCAACCTCGCCCTGTCTCTCTACGAATCCGGGCAGCTTGAAAAAGCCGGTTCCCACTTCAAAAAAATAATCGAGCTCGAACCGGGTAACGCGGGGGCGCATTTTTACTACGGGCTGATCCTCAAAAAGACCGGCCGGAAAGAAGAAGCGGCGCGCCAGCAAAAAGAGGTGCTGAGGCTGTCGCCCGGCAACGAGGCCGCCCTGAAAGAGCTGGGCGGGACGGAAAGTTGACCTTGGACGGCGGCAACAAAAACAACGGCGGGAACGGGAGAAAAACACTCGAACTGCTTTCGCCCGCCGGAAATCTGGAAACCGGGCTGGAGGCGGTGAACCACGGGGCGGACGCCATCTACATCGGCGGACCCTCGTTCGGAGCAAGGGGAGCGGCCGCGAACCCCGTTGCGGACATCGAAGCCCTCTGCTCCTACGCGCACCGGTATTTCGCGAAGGTCTACGTGGCGCTGAACACCATCCTTCGCGACGAGGAACTCCCCGTGGCGGAGCGGGTGATACGGGAGGTTTACGAGGCCGGGGCCGACGCGCTGATAATACAGGACGCCGGACTTCTCGAACTCGACCTTCCTCCCATCGCCCTCCACGCGAGCACCCAGATGGACAACCGCACACCCCAAAAGGTGCGGTTTCTGGAGGACGCGGGGTTTTCGCAGGTGGTGCTGGCGAGGGAGCTGTCCCTCGGGCAGATCCGCGAAATAGCCTCTGAAACCTCGGTAAAACTTGAGTGTTTCGTCCACGGGGCGCTTTGCGTGAGTTTCAGCGGCCAGTGTTACCTCAGCTTCGCGCAGACCGGGCGGAGCGCCAACCGCGGAGAGTGCGCCCAGCTCTGCCGCCTCCCCTTCACCCTCCTCGGCCCCGGCGGAAAAATAATCTGCAAAGACCGCCATCTCCTCAGCCTCAGGGACCTTAACCGGAGCGGCAACCTTCGCGAACTAATCGACGCCGGGGTCAGTTCCTTCAAGATCGAGGGCAGGCTTAAGGAAATTTCCTACGTGAAGAACGTCACCGCCCACTACCGGCGGCTGCTGGACGAGATTCTGCTCGAAAAATCCGGCTATTCGCCTTCCTCCTCGGGCAAGTCCCGCTTCTTTTTCGAGCCGAACCCCGCGAAATCTTTTAACCGTGGGATGACGGAGTACTTTCTTCACGGGCGAAGCCGCGAGATAACCTCGTTTTTCACACCCAAGTCGGTCGGGGAATCCGCCGGAAAGGTTACTGCGGTAGCGCGGGACTATCTTGAGACCGACGCGACTTTGGAAATACACAACGGCGACGGCCTCTGCTTCTTCACTCCCGGCGGCGAGCTTGTAGGGTTCCGGGTCAACCGCGCGGAAGGGAGCCGCCTTTACCCGGCGGAGAGCGTAAAAGAACTGGCCGCAGGGACGGAGCTTTACCGCAACCGGGATCAGGAGTTTGAAAAGGCGCTTGAGAAGAAGTCGGCGGAGAGAAAGATAGGGGTGAAACTGTTTTTCGGGGAAACTCCCGAGGGGTTTTCCCTTCGCCTCACGGACGAGGACGGGACAAGCGCCGAGGCGGCGGTGAAAACGGAAAGGACCCCGGCGGTGGACCCAAAAAAGGCGCTGGCGACGGCGCGGACCCAGCTTTCAAGGCTCGGAAACACCCTCTTCGAGGCCGAAGAGGTAGAAATAGAAGGTGCCGGAAGGTGTTTTATCCCCGTCTCGGTCTTGAACGGCCTTCGCCGGGAAGGAGTGGCGGCTTTGGAAGAAGCAAGGGCGAAGGCCTATAAGCGCCCGGAAAGAGCGCTGGAGAAAGACCCGCCGCCGCGTTACCCGGTCGCTTCCCTCACTTACCTCGGCAACGTCTGCAACAAAAGAGCCAGGGATTTCTACGCCCGCCACGGCGTAACCGGCATCGACGAGGGCTACGAGTGGCGCG containing:
- a CDS encoding PAS domain S-box protein, with the translated sequence MISPWILGFFALAYIGILFGVALWAEARAAQGRNVVNNPWVYSLTFAVYCTSWTYYGSVGAAANSGYLFLAIYFGPMACVFLWWNILRKMVRIKNRHHITSIADFISARYDRSQNVAAIATLIVVAGITPYIALQLKSLFTAFRILAGPGDMMRDNYVAIAVVVLLSMFTIIFGARRLDPTERHSGMVAALAVECVIKLVAFLAVGLFVTYGLFDGFGDLFDRISQTPLQNLQEEATKGSNYLIWTTYTFLAMSAILLLPRQFHVAVVENSSEKHLLTSMWLFPLYLFLINIFVLPIAIAGLSLGMGPEQADTYVLRIPLELGSSWLAIFVFLGGFSAATGMVIVETMTIATMITNHWLVPLSNAIKPLNFLRRNLLKCRWVAIVATLGLGYLFERTVGETYMLVNIGILSFAAVLQFAPAVIGGLYWRSGNRLGALLGLWGGFIMWAYTLLLPAFVRSGWFSTDILIYGPLGIGWLKPEGLFGMTALDSLSHSVFWTLFVNGGLYVGIPLVTEQRSEERRIAEEFVGALVMETARPLSVSKTFVIDLPDKIERVRKLLLQYLPPENCRAIIDSCIKKSGIAARESLAVPDLVQFYDMVETNLSGAIGAASAHRAFEMANLLTPSEREILSRAYGDILADLKLTPQELRAKVDYYRDREMLLKRTGAELELKVAERDREITERKRVEETLRASEQRQSLLLESSPEPIFSYDANRIVTFVNDAFENLFGWSREEVLGQPLDFFIPESEKEKTDEAIKKLEKGETVLGFETFRLTKSGDLLEVQISASPFFDNERRWAGSIVFIRDVTGQKRAEEMLRLLAAAVQHSAEAVLISDATGKIIYGNAAFEEMSGYGWSSLDNIQSFLNFEAEPDKGEELRSALVWQRVWKGSSIIENKDGTQRIVEVTISPIQVEGKGVSNFVAICRDVTAERRLEEHLQRRQKLDAIGTLAGGIAHDFNNILQPMIGFTEMALGRVKQDPVTVEYLERVLSTAERARSLIRQILAFARPGEGRREPVHVIPVLEDIYKFLRASLPTTLEIRLGVETKSDVVLADETNLHQMIINLCTNAAHAMEGRNGIMTLSLSDFTVDSAMIASHPDLKEGEYLLVAVSDTGTGMSKEIMAHIFEPFFTTKEKSKGTGLGLSVVHGIVKELGGAISVYSEEGKGSTFKIFIPKTKEAVKAVEKTPQKPLLGSERILFVDDEADIRDLVKLTLEGLGYHIDVAKNGLDALEKLKADISFYDAVITDYTMPGMTGLALTHEIKGLRPSLPVILCTGYNESHPGSKLPGLEIDGFLSKPFTLRELSSMIRSIFDKKKETANPGVPR
- a CDS encoding tetratricopeptide repeat protein translates to MFPDRKNPGPHGGHSALYLALALALAVAVLYFPSLKFDFINIDDPEYVTQNETVISGLAWTGVKAASTKIIENYWIPLTWFSLMLDSQAFGTDASGFHFTNVLLHTVNSLLLFVFLHRATGSAWKSFFAASLWALHPLRVESVVWITSRKDVLSGVFFFCCLLFYSEYAKSRRASWYLASLAAMLAGLASKPVLVVVPLVLLSVDLWPLKRFCEKPAFGEVKRITVEKIPFFALSAIFSAVTLYTQKSSLKPLALTPLSSRLAGFAASYLRYLGKTLWPSGLALESSESAVPFALPAALAAGLLLAATLFFWRARKVSAAIPAGWLWYLAALLPVSGIVSVGVNNFADRFTYLPLAGIAIMAVWGIDAAIGERETVRRAASLACLFLALALSTATAGYMRFWKDSVTLGRHLVSVNDSAWSERVLASALSDNGNHEEALALFAKSLEKNPSDPLTYRNLGILYSGTRRYQEALEAFEKYLSLSPGSVDARFNIAASAMELGLYGLAQEHLDKGLRVEPENWRLVFNMGLVFGATGRLEEAHEYLTRADRLHPRDAGILNGLGTVLARKKRFEEAAFHFGRALALDPLNSEAKFNLALSLYESGQLEKAGSHFKKIIELEPGNAGAHFYYGLILKKTGRKEEAARQQKEVLRLSPGNEAALKELGGTES